One window from the genome of Scatophagus argus isolate fScaArg1 chromosome 13, fScaArg1.pri, whole genome shotgun sequence encodes:
- the xirp1 gene encoding xin actin-binding repeat-containing protein 1 isoform X2, which produces MEAFGLRRTQSLKSLSGVQERSWVMPASTRWDRKSVSQLVRHYQSCADLRSTEKVEHKLQVSENCVDGRWRRLESRDNVALKGSGGSSNLSRSRSMDFLPQKEPTGTKALCALFESKATLQQGFNSNPRLNLAAAAGSKTGRDCPLQDWRGHSTHLKGTTIQKAAQLEGGKAVNGLPESYDRVSRHSHDDKYSSPVTKGGTSKRQTRDGISTSCSVRDRSVLYLSRAAPIDSTGGSEQPEFIGTPGTKTKNRKMDEAARKITVSQSSHDEDDLPPPPPPPVPPRPLDYEGPSESSSLPVPPPKETFSTFYQQRQKSELKRLFKHIHPDLRASLDDVVDDEIMKAVQSENTQVVDAAYQGEVQSMKWIFENWTLDNIGDPHATKQLLYDEELKFGDVKGASSMFEHIDSTKQMSAKRQTSVKGDVRTSMWLFETQPLDSLNQLQGEEDELVEAVLKEPIQPGDVRGTLQLFESKPLSDLGRCNSIEDHSFLKLRSELQEQKGDIKKTIKLFQAEPCCAITDNSGNIHEIKSICREEINSSNINTARWLFETQPLDLINKGTDGVKIIRGISLEEGHQGGVDQKRWMFETQSFDTIQEVVGVDKFEGTVAECAREANVISKKKHFEMQPLASLKEDSAEKSLKKEEIFGGDVKTTLWLFETQPMETLNDSYEVGGLEKITLSADEQGEVKGKKLIFESSGIQTNTSFKQQEIEKGDVKGFKHLFETIPLSKIAHSDEEIEKEKAIAAGNVKDNKAMFEATPLYAIKDSSGNLHKVTTVSREELIKGRVQNYKWMFETKPLDELAEGKANVEVIKGITRQEDKMGDVKMAKWLFETQTIDGIHSKFNQTEHNISVEEKPHKGDVKACKWLFETQPMDILYDKPEKVNEKEAIDNTNVKSITWLFESQPLDSIKDGEEYSLKLCSTIQDLVKSEIGVQTVRHLFETETLDRIKKDATSEHNVKCVSLVNFQSGDVSRVKELFESQSLDEIGSEMVTTTSDKQNQDEHIEKGSVHTFTWMFENCPMNLINKDNNDANIQRVSGAESGDVRNKKFVFETSSLDTIQNQSLEQRSVCDEQPVSNVDVKSSTMMFESLPLYAIRDKEGQFHEVTTVKKEEIMSGDVRGARWMFETKPLDTIKAENEVYVIRAVTQEDVKKGDVKSARWKFETQPLDSFTSRDETSLRVTEDLGCSNVQLNKQIFESEQSRDKFVRMVSVTDVQHGDVRTSTWLFENQNIDSLKGEPEEQGPVNTVHREDSQKGDVKRCTWLFESQPLDKIKESEDASVQGTEEEIPKVDVKCTTWLFETTPLDKITASSVADTLFYLYQMTFVHSSGIIIEANESRNVNMAKYLLEGGKGVQIQKEEAVEGNARNIMLQLLLKPTLKPQVSLLREVEKGKVNTTVVELPVYQSIATNLERDQRIQNIVQMIDDLLVQDKALKRGIIMQETTEGQAQMSVYSLICNYETKTESHVREKGDVKSTISNLLATANSQRTAASCIVDENEKGNVNLYKSCIEKGDLHYLRSLHNEALGDEVDHSLLAEEHIDIVQGDVKGAKRSLCQQKEQVERTISDVLPGDVKNTKKVFSSEHSFSVDHCVPKEQIIPGDVLSAKQQLAVQPPIMVEKEDIVAGDIKATMQSLERAKQQSMCVEREILIPGTIYDMDLSAQGPEIEGSQSQKEVIISGDVKAAKKSLEMAKQQSMHVEREVIVPGKIYNLNVTAEEGSSSAMMQSTCSSSSGCQQIETFPKVSDAEKHQECHVSFEACQQSADIVSNCTPGSLPLFVSCEYNGQTTEHEPDVTRGDVKAAIQSLQNAAAEQRLLDKEDIVRGNVQLALQSLEKSSVNVSKGDYKAAMIYRNSGRTCSGRSKTVHKQCVVVSMPPSDTKLSPSISVTCEGQPSITTQNSASNPVANGNLISSTSESLTPPPLPQKTSEKPQRQKPALSPKPQWTKSVVAEERNIFPTPATKVGFPVRGQRKSAVIPPQQSKQLPALSADELQEATTNGKISEEALHETYHQNCVDESAQDPNLTTDCPSMDSRAQEIKRTKKTELTESKSDCQVMMSNSTDVEMEKKIIQKINAIEEIPMCRKNYADGQCEINKNLQATLQNFERIGSETLDKRTPLLSKKVKVIRDNVSENKQTNKTTDEQQQLYPKKEHKTDDTQQTSQISEKQLKSEDKVVLREKKVKETDDERRQRLSVHKEEIMKGNVKAAMEIFENMRKREELKGILSQVREIEGETSSTDVSSLKILYDDVPAWMVTTKRNAKESKMEKKKVEVETEDDDLESISSVETAFEDLEKASKEIMSLKEQTLAKLLDIEEAIKKALYSVSNLKSEADIAGLSGLFDESLKSEQNFQPANNIRKISIVSSKAKSGPIKEVSDENMQTVSDSSPKQEAPRQIRTKPLIRQSSSQSSPSFISIHSAARRPAEQLRSPMSTFKPKTEGNPQSCHDAYSGLGQESTDAKSSKTHNPAQRKVSVLEVKTVPEQPAGIIGTKTVSETYEETDGFGNVFVSSVTSTFVTKQSDNKSSALFEVNGSPARYEVMTSPLIRRAGPPFEDRAPSNAREEGTVFVTFSQPKETN; this is translated from the exons ACAGAGTGTCCAGACACTCACATG ATGACAAATATAGCTCACCAGTGACTAAAGGGGGCACCTCAAAAAGACAAACCAGAGACGGGATATCTACTTCCTGCTCAGTGAGAGACAGATCAGTTCTGTATCTTTCAAGAGCAGCCCCTATCGACTCCACCGGAGGCTCAGAACAGCCA GAATTCATTGGTACTCCAGGAACAAAGACTAAAAATAGGAAG ATGGATGAAGCAGCCAGGAAAATCACTGTTTCACAATCATCTCACGATGAAGATGACctgcctccccctccacctcctcctgtgcCACCTAGACCCCTTGACTATGAAGGGCCTTCAGAATCAAGTAGCCTCCCTGTTCCTCCTCCTAAAGAAACCTTCTCCACATTCTACCAGCAACGGCAGAAGAGTGAGCTGAAGAGACTCTTTAAACACATTCACCCAGACCTACGGGCAAGTCTTGATGATGTCGTTGATGATGAGATAATGAAGGCGGTGCAGTCAGAAAACACTCAGGTAGTGGATGCAGCTTATCAGGGTGAAGTGCAGTCCATGAAGTGGATCTTTGAGAACTGGACACTGGACAATATTGGGGATCCTCATGCAACCAAGCAGCTGCTGTATGATGAGGAGCTGAAATTTGGAGATGTCAAAGGCGCCTCTTCTATGTTTGAGCATATAGACAGCACCAAACAAATGTCTGCTAAAAGACAGACTTCGGTCAAAGGGGATGTGAGAACATCTATGTGGCTCTTTGAGACCCAGCCCTTAGATTCTTTAAATCAATTAcaaggagaagaagatgaaCTGGTTGAAGCAGTGCTGAAAGAACCCATCCAGCCAGGAGATGTGAGAGGGACTCTGCAGCTTTTTGAGTCTAAACCACTAAGTGACTTGGGGCGCTGCAACTCCATAGAAGACCATAGTTTCCTCAAACTGAGATCTGAGCTTCAGGAGCAGAAAGGAGACATCAAGAAGACTATAAAACTCTTCCAGGCAGAACCCTGCTGTGCTATCACGGACAACAGCGGCAATATCCATGAGATTAAATCCATCTGCAGAGAGGAgatcaacagcagcaacatcaacaCTGCCCGTTGGCTTTTTGAAACCCAGCCTTTGGACCTGATTAATAAGGGAACTGATGGGGTGAAAATAATTCGGGGGATATCCCTGGAAGAGGGGCACCAAGGAGGAGTTGACCAAAAGAGGTGGATGTTTGAAACTCAGTCATTTGACACAATACAAGAGGTTGTGGGAGTGGATAAATTTGAAGGAACAGTGGCTGAATGTGCAAGAGAAGCCAATGTCATCAGCAAGAAGAAGCACTTCGAGATGCAACCCCTAGCATCACTAAAAGAAGACTCTGCAGAAAAGTCtttgaaaaaggaagaaatctTTGGTGGAGATGTCAAAACTACTTTGTGGCTATTTGAAACTCAACCCATGGAGACCCTTAATGATAGCTATGAAGTAGGGGGTTTGGAGAAAATTACCCTCTCAGCTGATGAACAAGGAGAAGTAAAAGgcaaaaaattaatttttgaaAGCAGTGGTATTCAAACAAACACCTCATTCAAGCAACAAGAGATTGAAAAGGGTGATGTCAAGGGTTTCAAGCACCTTTTTGAAACAATTCCTCTGAGCAAAATTGCTCATTCCGATGAGGAGattgaaaaggaaaaagctaTTGCAGCAGGGAATGTAAAAGATAACAAAGCAATGTTTGAGGCAACCCCTTTATACGCAATAAAGGACAGCTCTGGAAACCTTCATAAGGTCACCACTGTTAGCCGGGAAGAATTAATTAAAGGGAGGGTTCAAAACTATAAGTGGATGTTCGAGACCAAACCTTTAGATGAGCTTGCAGAGGGAAAAGCAAATGTTGAGGTAATCAAAGGCATCACAAGACAGGAGGATAAAATGGGTGATGTCAAGATGGCAAAGTGGCTTTTTGAAACTCAGACAATAGATGGGATCCATTCCAAGTTCAACCAGACAGAGCATAATATCTCTGTAGAAGAAAAGCCTCATAAAGGTGATGTTAAGGCCTGTAAATGGTTATTTGAGACACAACCAATGGACATCTTGTATGACAAACcagaaaaagtaaatgaaaaagaagcCATTGACAATACCAATGTCAAGTCCATTACTTGGCTTTTTGAATCACAGCCTCTGGACAGCATCAAAGATGGCGAAGAGTACAGTTTGAAGCTATGCAGCACCATACAGGATCTTGTCAAATCAGAGATCGGTGTTCAAACAGTTAGACATCTTTTTGAAACAGAAACCTTGGACAGAATCAAAAAGGATGCAACTTCTGAACACAACGTAAAATGTGTGAGTCTGGTCAACTTTCAGTCTGGAGATGTCTCACGAGTGAAAGAACTTTTTGAATCCCAGTCACTTGATGAAATAGGATCAGAAATGGTGACAACAACATCTGATAAACAGAACCAAGATGAACACATTGAAAAGGGTTCAGTACATACATTTACTTGGATGTTTGAGAACTGTCCCATGAATCTTATCAATAAGGACAACAACGATGCAAACATTCAGAGAGTCAGTGGTGCAGAGAGTGGTGATGTCCGGAACAAAAAGTTTGTATTTGAAACATCTTCGCTGGACACAATCCAAAACCAGTCCCTTGAGCAGAGGTCAGTCTGTGATGAACAGCCGGTGAGCAATGTTGATGTAAAGTCAAGCACAATGATGTTTGAGTCCCTGCCACTGTATGCCATCAGAGACAAAGAGGGTCAGTTTCATGAAGTTACAACGgtgaaaaaagaagagataaTGAGTGGTGATGTAAGAGGAGCAAGGTGGATGTTTGAGACAAAACCCCTTGATACCATCAAGGCAGAGAATGAAGTTTATGTCATCCGAGCTGTCACCCAAGAAGATGTGAAGAAAGGAGATGTCAAATCAGCAAGATGGAAGTTTGAGACACAACCTCTGGACTCCTTTACCAGCCGAGATGAGACCTCTCTAAGGGTCACTGAAGACCTAGGGTGTAGTAATGTGCAGCTCAATAAACAGATATTTGAATCTGAGCAGTCCCGTGACAAGTTTGTGCGAATGGTTAGTGTCACTGATGTCCAGCATGGTGATGTGAGGACCTCCACCTGGCTCTTTGAGAATCAAAACATTGACAGTCTGAAAGGGGAACCTGAAGAGCAAGGCCCGGTAAACACAGTCCACAGAGAAGACAGCCAGAAAGGAGATGTCAAACGCTGCACTTGGCTGTTTGAATCACAGCCACTGGACAAAATCAAGGAGTCTGAGGATGCCTCAGTGCAAGGTACTGAGGAAGAAATACCAAAAGTTGATGTGAAGTGCACTACCTGGCTCTTTGAGACCACTCCACTGGACAAAATCACTGCCAGCAGTGTCGCTGACACCCTTTTCTATCTGTATCAAATGACTTTTGTTCATTCAAGTGGCATCATAATAGAAGCAAATGAGAGTAGAAATGTTAACATGGCAAAGTATCTCCTTGAAGGTGGCAAAGGTGTACAAATCCAGAAGGAGGAGGCTGTTGAGGGTAACGCCAGAAACATCATGTTACAACTCTTACTCAAACCAACCCTAAAGCCACAAGTTAGTCTCCTTAGAGAAGTGGAGAAGGGCAAAGTGAACACCACAGTAGTAGAACTTCCAGTATACCAGTCAATAGCTACTAACCTTGAGAGGGATCAGAGAATACAAAACATTGTCCAGATGATTGATGATCTGCTTGTTCAAGATAAGGCTTTGAAGAGAGGAATCATAATGCAAGAGACTACAGAGGGACAGGCTCAGATGTCTGTTTATTCACTCATCTGCAATTATGAAACCAAGACTGAGAGTCATGTCAGAGAGAAGGGAGATGTGAAGTCTACGATCAGTAATCTGTTAGCTACTGCTAATAGTCAGAGGACTGCAGCATCGTGTATAGTcgatgaaaatgaaaagggaaaTGTCAATTTGTACAAAAGCTGCATTGAGAAAGGAGATCTGCACTATCTGAGAAGTCTTCATAATGAGGCATTAGGAGATGAAGTTGATCACAGCCTTCTGGCTGAGGAGCACATTGATATAGTTCAAGGGGATGTGAAGGGAGCAAAGAGAAGTCTCTGTCAGCAAAAAGAGCAGGTTGAGCGAACCATTTCTGATGTTTTGCCAGGGGATGTAAAGAACAccaaaaaagttttttcttcTGAGCACTCTTTCAGTGTTGACCACTGTGTTCCAAAGGAACAAATAATCCCTGGTGATGTCTTATCAGCAAAGCAACAACTTGCCGTGCAGCCACCTATCATGGTAGAAAAAGAGGACATTGTGGCTGGGGACATAAAGGCAACAATGCAGTCATTAGAACGTGCAAAGCAACAGAGCATGTGTGTGGAGCGGGAGATCCTTATACCTGGAACTATCTATGATATGGATTTGTCAGCTCAAGGTCCTGAAATAGAAGGAAGCCAATCTCAAAAAGAAGTCATTATATCAGGGGATGTGAAAGCAGCTAAAAAGTCCCTCGAAATGGCTAAGCAGCAGAGCATGCATGTGGAACGTGAAGTCATTGTCCCTGGAAAAATATACAACCTGAATGTCACAGCAGAAGAGGGAAGCTCCTCAGCAATGATGCAATCTACATGTTCGTCTTCCTCTGGGTGCCAGCAAATTGAGACTTTTCCAAAGGTCAGTGATGCAGAGAAACATCAAGAATGCCATGTTTCCTTTGAGGCATGTCAACAAAGTGCAGATATAGTTAGTAATTGTACACCAGGATCACTGCCACTTTTTGTAAGTTGTGAGTATAATGGTCAGACAACAGAACATGAGCCAGACGTTACCAGAGGAGATGTGAAGGCAGCTATTCAGTCTCTGcagaatgcagcagcagagcagaggctcTTAGATAAAGAAGATATTGTAAGAGGTAATGTCCAATTGGCTTTGCAATCTCTTGAGAAGTCTAGTGTAAATGTATCCAAAGGAGACTATAAAGCTGCAATGATATACAGAAATTCAGGAAGGACTTGTTCAGGGAGGAGCAAGACTGTTCACAAGCAGTGTGTTGTGGTGTCTATGCCTCCATCTGACACAAAATTGTCTCCTTCAATTTCAGTAACCTGTGAAGGACAACCATCCATTACAACACAGAATTCAGCATCCAATCCTGTAGCAAATGGAAATTTAATATCCTCCACCTCTGAGAGTTTAACTCCACCTCCACTTCCTCAAAAGACAAGTGAGAAACCACAGAGGCAGAAGCCAGCCTTATCGCCAAAGCCACAATGGACAAAATCTGTAGTTGCAGAGGAACGAAATATTTTTCCAACTCCTGCTACCAAAGTCGGTTTCCCAGTTAGAGGCCAGAGAAAAAGTGCAGTGATTCCTCCgcaacaaagcaaacagcttCCAGCGCTCTCTGCAGATGAACTACAAGAAGCTACAACAAATGGCAAAATAAGTGAAGAGGCCTTGCATGAAACATACCACCAAAACTGTGTTGATGAATCAGCTCAAGACCCAAATCTGACAACAGACTGTCCATCAATGGACTCAAGGGCTCAGGAAattaaaaggacaaagaaaacagaacttACAGAAAGCAAATCTGACTGCCAAGTAATGATGTCAAATAGCACTGATgtggaaatggagaaaaaaataatacagaaaatcAATGCAATTGAAGAGATACCAATGTGCAGGAAGAATTATGCAGATGGTCAATGTGAAATAAACAAGAACTTGCAGGCTACTCTACAGAATTTTGAAAGAATTGGAAGTGAGACTCTGGACAAAAGAACCCCTTTGTTGTCCAAGAAGGTAAAAGTAATAAGAGATAATGTGAGTGAGaataaacaaaccaacaaaactACTGATGAACAACAGCAATTATATCCAAAAAAGGAACACAAAActgatgacacacagcaaacatcACAGATCAGTGAAAAGCAACTCAAATCTGAGGATAAAGTTGTtttaagagaaaagaaagtaaaggagaCAGATGATGAAAGACGACAAAGACTTTCTGTCCACAAGGAAGAGATCATGAAAGGAAATGTGAAAGCAGCAATGGAAATCTTTGAAAATATGAGAAAACGAGAGGAACTCAAAGGAATCCTGTCTCAGGTGCGAGAGATAGAAGGAGAGACCAGCAGTACAGATGTTAGCTCCTTGAAAATATTATATGATGATGTCCCCGCTTGGATGGttacaacaaaaagaaatgcaaaggaaagtaaaatggagaaaaagaaagttgaaGTAGAGACAGAGGATGATGATCTCGAAAGCATCTCATCTGTTGAGACTGCATTCGAAGATCTGGAAAAGGCAAGCAAGGAAATAATGAGTCTGAAGGAACAAACTTTAGCAAAACTTCTTGACATTGAAGAGGCAATTAAAAAGGCTTTGTACTCCGTCTCCAATCTGAAATCTGAGGCTGACATCGCAGGGTTGTCAGGACTCTTTGATGAATCTTTGAAATCTGAACAAAACTTTCAGCCTGCCAACAACATCAGGAAAATAAGCATTGTGTCAAGCAAGGCCAAATCAGGTCCAATTAAAGAGGTATCTGATGAGAATATGCAAACAGTTTCGGATTCAAGTCCTAAACAGGAAGCGCCCAGACAAATACGCACAAAGCCGCTCATCAGACAGTCCTCTTCGCAGTCTTCCCCGTCATTTATCTCCATTCACTCAGCTGCTAGAAGGCCTGCCGAACAACTAAGGTCACCGATGTCAACatttaaaccaaaaacagaAGGTAACCCTCAAAGCTGCCATGATGCATATAGCGGTCTGGGACAGGAATCTACTGATGCCAAGTCCTCCAAAACTCACAATCCTGCACAGCGCAAGGTCAGCGTTCTTGAGGTAAAAACTGTTCCGGAGCAACCTGCAGGAATAATTGGCACAAAGACTGTCAGTGAAACATATGAAGAGACTGATGGCTTTGGCAATGTATTTGTCTCTTCTGTGACTTCAACATTTGTCACCAAACAGTCTGACAATAAATCATCTGCACTGTTTGAAGTAAATGGGAGTCCAGCCAGGTATGAAGTCATGACATCCCCATTAATTCGAAGAGCTGGTCCCCCTTTTGAAGACAGAGCACCAAGCAATGCAAGGGAGGAAGGGACGGTGTTTGTAACATTTAGCCaaccaaaagaaacaaactaa